One stretch of Prunus persica cultivar Lovell chromosome G1, Prunus_persica_NCBIv2, whole genome shotgun sequence DNA includes these proteins:
- the LOC18790654 gene encoding ATP-dependent RNA helicase DEAH13 isoform X2, which translates to MRSKLDFPMENCAQHMDLSLGGGDSNTLILPAKRRNKRKGTNQDCEKLNQRKATMISKSQQRKLKKLEEEKEKSLSISKSIEALEKYKLPEGAHSLLQSSKNIGKVESKKEKRRKAVLFSKAGFGVPLTDQPFKKIDSESESESEPELEKTQSRSDLCKNDQVQSKIVPAAIQKNTFISLDGRGPGVNGGTAADSPYKNAISNKHDTSLREDINILPTSSVNDDSQSMKMDKVKETPNVNFSRTSKLSNSPMPRSLIAPTIVHVSRPEEVENARKDLPIVMMEQEIMEAVNDHSTVIICGETGCGKTTQVPQFLFEAGFGSSFSCVRSGIIGVTQPRRVAVLATAKRVAYELGLHLGQEVGFQVRYDKRIGESCSIKFMTDGILLRELQNDFLLKRYSVIIIDEAHERSLNTDILIGMLSRVIRAREEKYAEQQREVLSGRTISTGQQIFPLKLVLMSATLRVEDFMSGRKLFRNPPPVVEVPTRQFPVTIYFSSRTKEEDYIGQACKKVLAIHKRLPRGGILVFVTGQKEVEYLCRKLRRVSKEQYKKTSEGDIRSDVTEVSERSSTEEIDMKEINEAFEVHGNSADHQTDRFSYNDEDQFDIDDDELDDSYDSETESELEIIGDYGNSLIRASPEIDGDVENVLGEEGGITQLKAAFEALDAKTSFNFNSDEKQPISVTPNACPNQSNPSMGKKSGVEENTSPGTLHVLPLYAMLHAKDQLRVFEEVREGERLVVVATNVAETSLTIPGIKYVVDTGREKVKSYNSSNGMETYEVQWISKASAAQRAGRAGRTGPGYCYRLYSSAAYSNIFPDFSPAEISKVPVDGVVLYMKSMNIDKVSNFPFPTPPEGAALDEAERCLKILQALDSNGRLTPLGKAMADFPMSPRHSRMLLTVIQIMSKEKSYSRANLVLAYAVAAAAALSLSNPFVRQFEDSHTKSQDLDEDGNSSGTVNIEVMDKQEKLRRKKLKETVKMFREKFSNPSSDALSVAYALQCYELSESPVEFCNVNALHPKTMEEMSKLRKQLLQLVFNQSGVSGGEKDFSWIFGSLKDVENVWRVSHDKNPLLLYEEELLGQAICAGWADRVAKRIRGSSGLSLGDKKVHAVWYQACMVKEIVFLHRWSSVSNSAPEFLVYSELIQTRHPYMHGVTSVKSEWLVEYARSICTFSAPPTDTKPYYEPLTDQVLHYVIPVFGPHLWELPSHSIPISNYAFRVAVFAYALLEGQVLPCLRSVRKYMAAPPASVLRPEAAGQRRVGSLLAKLNRKKIDSCAILREVWKENPKELHPEIMDWFQEGFHNNFKTLWSHMLSEVILEPQDRFPKASKRGKCIDLDMPL; encoded by the exons ATGAGGAGCAAACTGGACTTTCCCATGGAGAATTGTGCACAGCATATGGACTTGAG CTTGGGAGGTGGTGATAGCAACACCCTCATCTTGCCAGCAAAGAGAAGGAACAAAAGGAAGGGCACCAATCAG GACTGTGAAAAACTCAATCAAAGAAAAGCAACAATGATTAGCAAATCCCAGCAAAGGAAGCTGAAGAAGTTGGAG GAGGAGAAGGAAAAATCACTTTCCATATCCAAAAGCATTGAGGCCTTAGA GAAATATAAGCTTCCAGAGGGTGCACATTCTCTTTTGCAGTCATCAAAGAATATTGGCAAG gtTGAgtctaaaaaggaaaaacgtAGGAAGGCTGTACTATTCTCCAAAGCTGGCTTTGGTGTTCCCCTTACTGACCAACCGTTTAAGAAGATAGATAGtgaaagtgaaagtgaaagtGAACCTGAGTTAGAAAAAACTCAATCAAGGTCGGATCTTTGCAAGAATGATCAGGTGCAATCAAAGATAGTCCCAGCAGCAATCCAAAAGAACACATTTATTTCTTTGGATGGCAGAGGACCTGGCGTGAATGGTGGAACTGCTGCTGACTCACCATATAAAAATGCTATTAGCAATAAACATGACACGTCTTTGCGAGAAGACATAAACATTTTGCCCACTTCAAGTGTGAATGATGATAGTCAAAGCATGAAGATG GACAAAGTAAAAGAAACACCAAATGTAAATTTCAGCAGGACGAGTAAATTATCAAATTCTCCTATGCCGAGGTCTCTAATCGCCCCAACTATAGTGCATGTATCAAGGCCTGAGGAAGTTGAAAATGCAAGGAAGGATCTTCCAATAGTAATGATGGAGCAGGAGATAATGGAGGCTGTTAATGACCATTCCACTGTTATTATATGTGGAGAGACTGGGTGTGGTAAAACCACCCAAGTTCCACAG TTTCTTTTTGAAGCCGGCTTTGGTTCAAGCTTCTCTTGTGTCCGAAGTGGTATAATTGGTGTTACTCAACCTCGTCGTGTTGCAGTCCTTGCGACTGCTAAGCGAGTGGCATATGAGCTTGGTCTACATTTAGGTCAAGAGGTCGGGTTTCAAGTTAGGTATGACAAAAGGATCGGTGAAAGTTGCTCCATCAAGTTCATGACAGATGGAATATTACTAcgggaacttcag AATGACTTTTTGCTGAAGCGATACTCTGTCATAATTATTGACGAGGCTCATGAGCGGAGCTTGAACACTGACATTCTTATCGGAATGCTTTCACGTGTAATTCGTGCTCGCGAG GAAAAATATGCAGAGCAGCAACGGGAGGTGCTTTCAGGAAGAACTATAAGTACTGGGCAACAGATTTTTCCATTGAAGCTTGTTCTGATGAGTGCCACCTTGCGAGTGGAAGACTTCATGTCTGGTAGAAAGCTGTTTCGCAATCCTCCGCCAGTTGTAGAAGTTCCCACCAGACAATTTCCTGTAACCATTTACTTTTCAAGCAGAACCAAGGAAGAGGATTATATTGGGCAAGCATGTAAAAAAGTCTTGGCAATTCACAAGAGGCTGCCACGCGGGGGCATACTTGTCTTCGTCACTGGGCAGAAGGAAGTAGAGTATTTGTGTCGAAAGCTACGTAGAGTTTCAAAGGAACAGTATAAAAAAACATCTGAAGGGGATATTAGGAGTGATGTCACTGAAGTTTCTGAAAGAAGTTCTACTGAGGAAATAGACATGAAGGAGATCAATGAAGCATTTGAGGTTCATGGAAATTCAGCTGACCATCAAACTGACAGATTTAGCTATAATGATGAAGATCAGTTTGATATAGATGACGATGAGTTGGATGATTCATATGATTCAGAAACAGAGAGTGAACTGGAAATTATTGGTGACTATGGCAACTCATTGATCCGAGCTAGCCCGGAAATTGATGGTGATGTTGAAAATGTTTTAGGAGAGGAAGGGGGCATTACTCAACTGAAGGCTGCTTTTGAAGCTTTAGACGCAAAAACTTCATTTAACTTCAACTCTGATGAGAAACAACCTATTTCAGTTACTCCAAACGCTTGCCCCAATCAATCCAATCCTAGCATGGGAAAAAAGAGTGGAGTTGAAGAGAATACTTCTCCAGGTACATTGCATGTTCTCCCTCTTTATGCCATGCTCCATGCGAAAGATCAGCTTCGTGTATTTGAAGAAGTCAGGGAAGGAGAACGGCTCGTTGTTGTGGCCACCAATGTGGCTGAAACATCTTTAACTATACCTGGGATAAAGTACGTTGTCGATACtggaagagagaaagtgaAGAGCTACAATTCCTCAAATGGCATGGAAACATATGAAGTACAGTGGATAAGTAAGGCATCAGCTGCTCAACGTGCAGGAAGAGCTGGAAGAACTGGGCCTGGATACTGTTATCGTCTGTATTCTTCTGCAGCATATAGTAACATATTTCCTGACTTTTCTCCAGCTGAAATATCTAAAGTCCCTGTTGATGGTGTTGTACTTTACATGAAATCCATGAATATTGATAAG gtatccaattttccatttccAACTCCTCCAGAGGGTGCTGCCTTGGATGAAGCTGAGCGTTGCTTAAAGATCCTTCAAGCACTTGACAGCAATGGAAGACTGACACCTTTAGGGAAGGCCATGGCTGATTTCCCCATGAGTCCTCGCCACTCTAGGATGCTCCTTACAGTTATTCAAATAATGAGTAAGGAGAAGAGTTACTCTAGGGCTAATTTAGTGCTAGCATACGCAGTTGCAGCAGCAGCTGCTTTGAGTTTGTCAAATCCTTTTGTCAGGCAGTTTGAAGATAGTCACACAAAAAGCCAAGACTTAGATGAGGACGGAAATTCCAGTGGCACTGTGAACATTGAAGTTATGGACAAGCAAGAGAAGTTGAGAAGGAAGAAACTAAAAGAAACTGTAAAAATGTTTCGTGAAAAATTTTCTAATCCCAGCAGTGATGCTCTGTCTGTAGCTTATGCTTTGCAGTGCTATGAACTTTCAGAGAGCCCAGTGGAATTCTGTAATGTCAATGCCCTACACCCAAAAACAATGGAGGAAATGTCCAAGCTGAGAAAGCAACTACTCCAACTTGTCTTTAACCAAAGTGGTGTTTCTGGTGGGGAGAAGGATTTTTCATGGATTTTTGGAAGTTTGAAAGATGTAGAAAATGTTTGGAGGGTTTCCCATGATAAGAACCCTCTATTATTGTATGAGGAAGAGCTCCTAGGCCAAGCTATCTGCGCTGGTTGGGCAGATAGGGTTGCCAAACGCATTAGAGGAAGTTCCGGGTTATCTTTAGGAGATAAAAAAGTTCATGCAGTTTGGTATCAAGCCTGCATGGTTAAAGAGATTGTGTTCCTCCACCGTTGGTCATCCGTTTCTAATTCAGCCCCTGAGTTTTTGGTATACAGTGAGTTGATACAGACAAGACATCCGTACATGCACGGTGTTACTAGTGTGAAATCAGAATGGCTTGTTGAGTATGCTCGGTCTATATGCACGTTCTCTGCACCGCCAACAGATACCAAACCTTACTACGAGCCTCTAACTGACCAAGTATTACATTATGTCATTCCAGTCTTTGGTCCTCATTTATGGGAGCTTCCATCACATAGTATTCCAATTAGTAATTACGCATTTCGAGTGGCAGTTTTTGCTTATGCTTTGCTTGAAGGCCAGGTTTTGCCATGTTTAAGATCTGTTCGTAAGTATATGGCAGCCCCTCCTGCTAGTGTTTTAAGGCCAGAGGCAGCAGGTCAAAGACGGGTTGGGAGTCTTTTGGCTAAGCTGAATAGAAAAAAGATAGACAGCTGTGCTATTTTAAGAGAGGTCTGGAAGGAGAATCCCAAGGAATTGCATCCAGAAATCATGGACTGGTTTCAGGAGGGTTTCCacaataatttcaaaactCTTTGGTCACATATGCTTAGTGAAGTAATTTTAGAGCCCCAAGATCGATTCCCAAAGGCATCAAAGAGAg GGAAATGCATTGACCTCGACATGCCCCTCTGA
- the LOC18790654 gene encoding ATP-dependent RNA helicase DEAH13 isoform X1: MRSKLDFPMENCAQHMDLSLGGGDSNTLILPAKRRNKRKGTNQDCEKLNQRKATMISKSQQRKLKKLEEEKEKSLSISKSIEALEKYKLPEGAHSLLQSSKNIGKVESKKEKRRKAVLFSKAGFGVPLTDQPFKKIDSESESESEPELEKTQSRSDLCKNDQVQSKIVPAAIQKNTFISLDGRGPGVNGGTAADSPYKNAISNKHDTSLREDINILPTSSVNDDSQSMKMDKVKETPNVNFSRTSKLSNSPMPRSLIAPTIVHVSRPEEVENARKDLPIVMMEQEIMEAVNDHSTVIICGETGCGKTTQVPQFLFEAGFGSSFSCVRSGIIGVTQPRRVAVLATAKRVAYELGLHLGQEVGFQVRYDKRIGESCSIKFMTDGILLRELQNDFLLKRYSVIIIDEAHERSLNTDILIGMLSRVIRAREEKYAEQQREVLSGRTISTGQQIFPLKLVLMSATLRVEDFMSGRKLFRNPPPVVEVPTRQFPVTIYFSSRTKEEDYIGQACKKVLAIHKRLPRGGILVFVTGQKEVEYLCRKLRRVSKEQYKKTSEGDIRSDVTEVSERSSTEEIDMKEINEAFEVHGNSADHQTDRFSYNDEDQFDIDDDELDDSYDSETESELEIIGDYGNSLIRASPEIDGDVENVLGEEGGITQLKAAFEALDAKTSFNFNSDEKQPISVTPNACPNQSNPSMGKKSGVEENTSPGTLHVLPLYAMLHAKDQLRVFEEVREGERLVVVATNVAETSLTIPGIKYVVDTGREKVKSYNSSNGMETYEVQWISKASAAQRAGRAGRTGPGYCYRLYSSAAYSNIFPDFSPAEISKVPVDGVVLYMKSMNIDKVSNFPFPTPPEGAALDEAERCLKILQALDSNGRLTPLGKAMADFPMSPRHSRMLLTVIQIMSKEKSYSRANLVLAYAVAAAAALSLSNPFVRQFEDSHTKSQDLDEDGNSSGTVNIEVMDKQEKLRRKKLKETVKMFREKFSNPSSDALSVAYALQCYELSESPVEFCNVNALHPKTMEEMSKLRKQLLQLVFNQSGVSGGEKDFSWIFGSLKDVENVWRVSHDKNPLLLYEEELLGQAICAGWADRVAKRIRGSSGLSLGDKKVHAVWYQACMVKEIVFLHRWSSVSNSAPEFLVYSELIQTRHPYMHGVTSVKSEWLVEYARSICTFSAPPTDTKPYYEPLTDQVLHYVIPVFGPHLWELPSHSIPISNYAFRVAVFAYALLEGQVLPCLRSVRKYMAAPPASVLRPEAAGQRRVGSLLAKLNRKKIDSCAILREVWKENPKELHPEIMDWFQEGFHNNFKTLWSHMLSEVILEPQDRFPKASKREGMISHCICREMH, from the exons ATGAGGAGCAAACTGGACTTTCCCATGGAGAATTGTGCACAGCATATGGACTTGAG CTTGGGAGGTGGTGATAGCAACACCCTCATCTTGCCAGCAAAGAGAAGGAACAAAAGGAAGGGCACCAATCAG GACTGTGAAAAACTCAATCAAAGAAAAGCAACAATGATTAGCAAATCCCAGCAAAGGAAGCTGAAGAAGTTGGAG GAGGAGAAGGAAAAATCACTTTCCATATCCAAAAGCATTGAGGCCTTAGA GAAATATAAGCTTCCAGAGGGTGCACATTCTCTTTTGCAGTCATCAAAGAATATTGGCAAG gtTGAgtctaaaaaggaaaaacgtAGGAAGGCTGTACTATTCTCCAAAGCTGGCTTTGGTGTTCCCCTTACTGACCAACCGTTTAAGAAGATAGATAGtgaaagtgaaagtgaaagtGAACCTGAGTTAGAAAAAACTCAATCAAGGTCGGATCTTTGCAAGAATGATCAGGTGCAATCAAAGATAGTCCCAGCAGCAATCCAAAAGAACACATTTATTTCTTTGGATGGCAGAGGACCTGGCGTGAATGGTGGAACTGCTGCTGACTCACCATATAAAAATGCTATTAGCAATAAACATGACACGTCTTTGCGAGAAGACATAAACATTTTGCCCACTTCAAGTGTGAATGATGATAGTCAAAGCATGAAGATG GACAAAGTAAAAGAAACACCAAATGTAAATTTCAGCAGGACGAGTAAATTATCAAATTCTCCTATGCCGAGGTCTCTAATCGCCCCAACTATAGTGCATGTATCAAGGCCTGAGGAAGTTGAAAATGCAAGGAAGGATCTTCCAATAGTAATGATGGAGCAGGAGATAATGGAGGCTGTTAATGACCATTCCACTGTTATTATATGTGGAGAGACTGGGTGTGGTAAAACCACCCAAGTTCCACAG TTTCTTTTTGAAGCCGGCTTTGGTTCAAGCTTCTCTTGTGTCCGAAGTGGTATAATTGGTGTTACTCAACCTCGTCGTGTTGCAGTCCTTGCGACTGCTAAGCGAGTGGCATATGAGCTTGGTCTACATTTAGGTCAAGAGGTCGGGTTTCAAGTTAGGTATGACAAAAGGATCGGTGAAAGTTGCTCCATCAAGTTCATGACAGATGGAATATTACTAcgggaacttcag AATGACTTTTTGCTGAAGCGATACTCTGTCATAATTATTGACGAGGCTCATGAGCGGAGCTTGAACACTGACATTCTTATCGGAATGCTTTCACGTGTAATTCGTGCTCGCGAG GAAAAATATGCAGAGCAGCAACGGGAGGTGCTTTCAGGAAGAACTATAAGTACTGGGCAACAGATTTTTCCATTGAAGCTTGTTCTGATGAGTGCCACCTTGCGAGTGGAAGACTTCATGTCTGGTAGAAAGCTGTTTCGCAATCCTCCGCCAGTTGTAGAAGTTCCCACCAGACAATTTCCTGTAACCATTTACTTTTCAAGCAGAACCAAGGAAGAGGATTATATTGGGCAAGCATGTAAAAAAGTCTTGGCAATTCACAAGAGGCTGCCACGCGGGGGCATACTTGTCTTCGTCACTGGGCAGAAGGAAGTAGAGTATTTGTGTCGAAAGCTACGTAGAGTTTCAAAGGAACAGTATAAAAAAACATCTGAAGGGGATATTAGGAGTGATGTCACTGAAGTTTCTGAAAGAAGTTCTACTGAGGAAATAGACATGAAGGAGATCAATGAAGCATTTGAGGTTCATGGAAATTCAGCTGACCATCAAACTGACAGATTTAGCTATAATGATGAAGATCAGTTTGATATAGATGACGATGAGTTGGATGATTCATATGATTCAGAAACAGAGAGTGAACTGGAAATTATTGGTGACTATGGCAACTCATTGATCCGAGCTAGCCCGGAAATTGATGGTGATGTTGAAAATGTTTTAGGAGAGGAAGGGGGCATTACTCAACTGAAGGCTGCTTTTGAAGCTTTAGACGCAAAAACTTCATTTAACTTCAACTCTGATGAGAAACAACCTATTTCAGTTACTCCAAACGCTTGCCCCAATCAATCCAATCCTAGCATGGGAAAAAAGAGTGGAGTTGAAGAGAATACTTCTCCAGGTACATTGCATGTTCTCCCTCTTTATGCCATGCTCCATGCGAAAGATCAGCTTCGTGTATTTGAAGAAGTCAGGGAAGGAGAACGGCTCGTTGTTGTGGCCACCAATGTGGCTGAAACATCTTTAACTATACCTGGGATAAAGTACGTTGTCGATACtggaagagagaaagtgaAGAGCTACAATTCCTCAAATGGCATGGAAACATATGAAGTACAGTGGATAAGTAAGGCATCAGCTGCTCAACGTGCAGGAAGAGCTGGAAGAACTGGGCCTGGATACTGTTATCGTCTGTATTCTTCTGCAGCATATAGTAACATATTTCCTGACTTTTCTCCAGCTGAAATATCTAAAGTCCCTGTTGATGGTGTTGTACTTTACATGAAATCCATGAATATTGATAAG gtatccaattttccatttccAACTCCTCCAGAGGGTGCTGCCTTGGATGAAGCTGAGCGTTGCTTAAAGATCCTTCAAGCACTTGACAGCAATGGAAGACTGACACCTTTAGGGAAGGCCATGGCTGATTTCCCCATGAGTCCTCGCCACTCTAGGATGCTCCTTACAGTTATTCAAATAATGAGTAAGGAGAAGAGTTACTCTAGGGCTAATTTAGTGCTAGCATACGCAGTTGCAGCAGCAGCTGCTTTGAGTTTGTCAAATCCTTTTGTCAGGCAGTTTGAAGATAGTCACACAAAAAGCCAAGACTTAGATGAGGACGGAAATTCCAGTGGCACTGTGAACATTGAAGTTATGGACAAGCAAGAGAAGTTGAGAAGGAAGAAACTAAAAGAAACTGTAAAAATGTTTCGTGAAAAATTTTCTAATCCCAGCAGTGATGCTCTGTCTGTAGCTTATGCTTTGCAGTGCTATGAACTTTCAGAGAGCCCAGTGGAATTCTGTAATGTCAATGCCCTACACCCAAAAACAATGGAGGAAATGTCCAAGCTGAGAAAGCAACTACTCCAACTTGTCTTTAACCAAAGTGGTGTTTCTGGTGGGGAGAAGGATTTTTCATGGATTTTTGGAAGTTTGAAAGATGTAGAAAATGTTTGGAGGGTTTCCCATGATAAGAACCCTCTATTATTGTATGAGGAAGAGCTCCTAGGCCAAGCTATCTGCGCTGGTTGGGCAGATAGGGTTGCCAAACGCATTAGAGGAAGTTCCGGGTTATCTTTAGGAGATAAAAAAGTTCATGCAGTTTGGTATCAAGCCTGCATGGTTAAAGAGATTGTGTTCCTCCACCGTTGGTCATCCGTTTCTAATTCAGCCCCTGAGTTTTTGGTATACAGTGAGTTGATACAGACAAGACATCCGTACATGCACGGTGTTACTAGTGTGAAATCAGAATGGCTTGTTGAGTATGCTCGGTCTATATGCACGTTCTCTGCACCGCCAACAGATACCAAACCTTACTACGAGCCTCTAACTGACCAAGTATTACATTATGTCATTCCAGTCTTTGGTCCTCATTTATGGGAGCTTCCATCACATAGTATTCCAATTAGTAATTACGCATTTCGAGTGGCAGTTTTTGCTTATGCTTTGCTTGAAGGCCAGGTTTTGCCATGTTTAAGATCTGTTCGTAAGTATATGGCAGCCCCTCCTGCTAGTGTTTTAAGGCCAGAGGCAGCAGGTCAAAGACGGGTTGGGAGTCTTTTGGCTAAGCTGAATAGAAAAAAGATAGACAGCTGTGCTATTTTAAGAGAGGTCTGGAAGGAGAATCCCAAGGAATTGCATCCAGAAATCATGGACTGGTTTCAGGAGGGTTTCCacaataatttcaaaactCTTTGGTCACATATGCTTAGTGAAGTAATTTTAGAGCCCCAAGATCGATTCCCAAAGGCATCAAAGAGAg AAGGAATGATCAGCCACTGTATCTGTAGGGAAATGCATTGA